The following nucleotide sequence is from Candidatus Zixiibacteriota bacterium.
CGCCTTTAGCCGAAGCGAATTCTCATAAAGAAACAATCTCTATCGGCGGCGAGTATAGTCATAAATTGAATAAATCCCTAAATATTAAAACTGATTTTTCAATTTTGAAACGCGACAACCGCTATAAGGATTTAGGCAGTTTCTTTTCCTACAATACAAAATACCTCGAGCAGGAAACTAAGCTTGCAATATCAAGTAATTACACAACTGCCGAATGGCTGGATATTAATTCAGGTTTGTCGATCACCAAAAGCGTTCTCGAAGGGATTGATTATATCAGACCGGAATCGGCTCTGGGAAAAAAAGACCGCGATGTTTACAAATTTGATAGCGGTATCGGCCTTAGACATCAAGTCAACAGGTTTACAATAAAATCAGGCCTTTCCTATTCATTTAATAAAATTGACCATGACGATTATTCAAGCAGTTCCTTAAGTATATCTGCTTTATATCAAACAAAAGTTTCCGCAGGCTTTACAACCTCGTATTCAAATTCATTCCGTTTGCCGGGCTTAGCCGAACTTCACTGGCGCGAGGATGTTTTTGTTATAGCCAATCTCGAACTCAAGCCTGAAAAATCAAAATCGCTGACAACCGAAATATTTAGCGATTTTAAACTGCTGGGGAAATGGCGTATGTCGCTGGAATATCGCGATGTTCGATATAAGGATTTAATTTACTGGCGCCGGTCGCAGGGTATAAAATATAAACCGGTGAACATATCAGCCTCTGATTTCTTTAGCGTTACAGGTACAATAAATTATAAAGCCCCTGCCGATATAATCGAAATAAACTTCTCGCGAGTCAGGTCAATCCCGCTCAACCGAGAGGATGATGAGTCATATTACGGCAAGTATATAATCCATCAGCCGTTATATACTAATCGTCTTGCTATAAAATTCAACTACCGGATTCTTAACACCGGCGCCGATATGCTCGATTCGAGCCACAGATTTATCACCGAACAAAACACCAAACAGCTCGACTGCTATACGCTTGTTGACCTGTATATTGGCCTTACGTACAAAATAAAATTTGTAACCGCAAAATTAGAGTTTAGGGTAAATAATTTAACCGACATCGAGTATGAACTGCTCGAATATCAACCTATGCCGCCGCGAAGTTATAATCTAAGCCTAACATTAAAAATGTAGAAGGAGATGCTATGAGAAAGTTTTTATTTATTAGTCTGTTTGTTCTTGCATTAATGGCTTGTTCATTTGCCGCCAATTATCTTTATGTGGTCAACGGCACTGCCGAAACCATGTCGAGAGTCAATATTGAAACAGGCGCTGTTGAAAATCATGTAACCGCTCTGGGAGTTGTCCCCAATCAGATAGTTTATCATGATGACAGGCTTTATGTTGTCAATTCGCTTTCAGCCAGCCTGATGGTTATTAATCCGGCAAACAACTCGGTTATTAATGAATTCCCTCTGCCGGTAAACAGCAACCCCTATAATATTGCCCTCTCCGGCAATTTCGCTTATGTAACGGGATTTGCCTCAGCTTCAGTATATAAAGTTAACATAAACAACGGCTCTATTGCCGACACATACACTGTCGGGTTGTCTCCCGAGGGATTAATTGCTTATGACGGCAGGCTTTATATTGCCAATACTGCTTTTGACCCGGATGATTACAGTTATGGGCAAGGGTCGGTATCTATAATAGACTTAAGTAATGGCAGCACAATTGACCAAGTTAATATAGGGAAAAACCCGCAATTTTTAGCAGCAGGACCAGGTGATTTTATAAATATTGTTTGTTCCGGCGATTATAGCACGCATACAGGAATGGTTTATTTCTTAAATCCTCAGAATAATACGCTTATAGACTCGCTTTCGACTGGCGGCAATCCCGGCATGCTGGCAATATCTTCTGATGGCATCGGGTATATTGCCGCCGGCGGCTGGGTTGGCGATGGTCATGTTTATAGTTATAATGCTGTCAGCCGTACTATCCTCAGAGATGCCAGCAACCCTATTACCGTTGCCAGAGGCGCCATTGCGGTTGCGGTTGATTCGGTTGGCATGATCTATAGCGCCGGGCAGATGGTTGATAGGATTACAAAGTTCGATTATCAGGGAAATGTAATCGCTAATTATTCAGTCGGGGATGGTCCCGTATCAATGGTAATAATCGATGAGAGAACATATATTGAAACCATCGATGACGTTGTGCCGGATGGCATTACGCTTGGAATACCTTATCCAAATCCATTCAATTCATCTGTTTGCTTAAAGCTGGAGGGTAATTGCAGCCATCAGGATAACTTGATAATTGACATTTATAATTGTAACGGTAAGTTGGTAAATAAGTTAAGTGTTTGGCAGAATCATTCGATAAGCAATAATGTAATCTGGCCTGGCATCGACTATAATGGTTGTGATGTTGCCTCTGGTGTCTATTTTGCCAGAATAAGAGGAACTTTAAAAACAGTAAAAATGGTTCTTTTAAGGTAAATTACTTCTTGCGCCGGAAAAAATTAGTATTATATTAATTAGTCTGGAGGAAAAATGAAGAAGAAAATACATCCGAAATATTTCGAAACAAAAATTACCTGTGCTTGCGGGAATGTTATCGAAACACGCTCCACAATGAAAGATATTACAGTGGAGATATGCTCGAATTGTCATCCGTTCTTTACCGGCAAACAAAAACTTATTGATACTGCCGGAAGAGTTGAAAGATATAATCGTAAGTACGGTAAAACTAGCTAAATTTTTATAGCGGTATCTTATTCTATCTATAAGTTGCCGCTATATTTTTTTTGTGTTTGGGGATATAGTGAATATTTTAAAAGCTATAATAATATCGCCATTTTTATGGGTAAACAAAAATGTTGGCGGACAAGCGGTTATAGAGGGCGTTATGATGAGAGCGCCTGAAAAGGTATCAACCTCTGTAAGGCGTGCCTCTGGTGAAATAACAACTCAAACTGAGAATTTTATCTCGCAGACACAAAAGCATAAAAAGACCTTAGGCAAGCCGATAATCAGGGGCGTTTTCTCTTTTTTCGAGATGCTTGTACTTGGAATTAAAACCCTTAACTACTCAGCCGAGATTGCCGCCGCCGATGAGAAAAATCCTGAGGATGTTTCAGGGCCAGTCTCAAAAAAAATGACCCTTGCGCTGAGTGCAACTATGATATTTTCACTAGTTTTTGCAATAGTGATATTTTTCTTTCTACCATTGCTTTTCGCTCAATTATTAGATATTCACCGCGAGGCATTGATATTTAATTTGGTGGCTGGTTTTATCAGGATGCTAATGTTTGTTTTGTATATTAAGGGCATATCATATCTGAAGGATATAAAGCGGATTTTTTGCTATCATGGCGCTGAGCATAAATCGATATTCGCTTTTGAGGCCGACCTGCCGCTTACAGTTGATAATGCCGCCAAATTTACTACTTTGCATCCCCGATGCGGAACCAGTTTTATATTGATTGTAGCGCTAATGGCAATCCTCACTTATTCGATATCAGACACAATATTTGCCCAAATAGCAGGACATCAACCGGCATTATTAGAGAGATTTGCCATTCACTTTTCACTATTGCCCTTAGTTGCCGGAGTATCTTATGAGCTTTTAAAGCTTTCGGGAAAAACGCAAAATAAAAGCCTGACAAAGATTTTTATCGCTCCCGGATTATGGCTTCAGAAAATTACTACCAGCGAACCTGATGCCGGTCAGCTTGAGGTTGCCCTAACGGCGCTTAAAGCATCAATTATAGACACCGATTTATACACTGAAGCAGTAAGGGCGGAATGATGGATTTTCCTTTTGAAAAACTATTATCTTCTTTGAAGCCCCGCCTTGAAGAACTTGATGAGATGCTGATTGATAAGAATATTGTGGCTAATCAACAGCAATATAAAAGAATCACCAAAGAGCGTTCTGGTATCGAGGAGACGCTAAGAATTGGCAAAGAATATTTTAAAATAAAAAAAAATATCGACGATAATGAATCTCTAATTAAAGAAGACCCCGAAAGCGAACTGGCGGAATTGGCCAAAGAAGAATTAAATGAACTGAAAGCCAATCATATTAAAGTTGAACAAAAACTAAAAGCCAGATTGATACCGCGCGATTCCAAAGACTCAAAAAATGCGATGGTTGAAATCAGAGCGGGCACTGGCGGCGATGAAGCCGCTTTATTTGCCGCCGACC
It contains:
- a CDS encoding TonB-dependent receptor plug domain-containing protein is translated as MKLIALLRISRSFFILLTAIILSVVLYKSSFSQSTLKIYGQVIDYNGPAADVIVKIDNFVFQTSTDHDGYYYIYNIPPGRYGLTFQKGDKITSTGDRIIVNNGHPVRRDIFLEHNVLNIAPIYSTALSIQSTDYHGHNVKVYNIENQTVESVESILREIPGLNLINSPAAGEIYISANGIKSKGVNVLVDGRKINSLLTGRADLNQIPVRAIAKIEYISPGAAALTADGNLGGTVNFVTSQGNRTTSLSASLVTGSYNAEGYNTSFNYYKPKYGSLKVIWDRQFAKNNYSYTDYFGDSQIRQNGRAEHEKYFVSYSNSLNDNLINISGFVYSGNNGVPGRSITPLAEANSHKETISIGGEYSHKLNKSLNIKTDFSILKRDNRYKDLGSFFSYNTKYLEQETKLAISSNYTTAEWLDINSGLSITKSVLEGIDYIRPESALGKKDRDVYKFDSGIGLRHQVNRFTIKSGLSYSFNKIDHDDYSSSSLSISALYQTKVSAGFTTSYSNSFRLPGLAELHWREDVFVIANLELKPEKSKSLTTEIFSDFKLLGKWRMSLEYRDVRYKDLIYWRRSQGIKYKPVNISASDFFSVTGTINYKAPADIIEINFSRVRSIPLNREDDESYYGKYIIHQPLYTNRLAIKFNYRILNTGADMLDSSHRFITEQNTKQLDCYTLVDLYIGLTYKIKFVTAKLEFRVNNLTDIEYELLEYQPMPPRSYNLSLTLKM
- a CDS encoding YncE family protein — encoded protein: MRKFLFISLFVLALMACSFAANYLYVVNGTAETMSRVNIETGAVENHVTALGVVPNQIVYHDDRLYVVNSLSASLMVINPANNSVINEFPLPVNSNPYNIALSGNFAYVTGFASASVYKVNINNGSIADTYTVGLSPEGLIAYDGRLYIANTAFDPDDYSYGQGSVSIIDLSNGSTIDQVNIGKNPQFLAAGPGDFINIVCSGDYSTHTGMVYFLNPQNNTLIDSLSTGGNPGMLAISSDGIGYIAAGGWVGDGHVYSYNAVSRTILRDASNPITVARGAIAVAVDSVGMIYSAGQMVDRITKFDYQGNVIANYSVGDGPVSMVIIDERTYIETIDDVVPDGITLGIPYPNPFNSSVCLKLEGNCSHQDNLIIDIYNCNGKLVNKLSVWQNHSISNNVIWPGIDYNGCDVASGVYFARIRGTLKTVKMVLLR
- the rpmE gene encoding 50S ribosomal protein L31, whose translation is MKKKIHPKYFETKITCACGNVIETRSTMKDITVEICSNCHPFFTGKQKLIDTAGRVERYNRKYGKTS
- a CDS encoding DUF1385 domain-containing protein encodes the protein MMRAPEKVSTSVRRASGEITTQTENFISQTQKHKKTLGKPIIRGVFSFFEMLVLGIKTLNYSAEIAAADEKNPEDVSGPVSKKMTLALSATMIFSLVFAIVIFFFLPLLFAQLLDIHREALIFNLVAGFIRMLMFVLYIKGISYLKDIKRIFCYHGAEHKSIFAFEADLPLTVDNAAKFTTLHPRCGTSFILIVALMAILTYSISDTIFAQIAGHQPALLERFAIHFSLLPLVAGVSYELLKLSGKTQNKSLTKIFIAPGLWLQKITTSEPDAGQLEVALTALKASIIDTDLYTEAVRAE